A single Dunckerocampus dactyliophorus isolate RoL2022-P2 chromosome 2, RoL_Ddac_1.1, whole genome shotgun sequence DNA region contains:
- the LOC129176989 gene encoding zinc finger protein 385B-like isoform X6, translating to MECGSSGEAEEPPSPCADMKCPRMSDCLESSLPPKSQEEDDDGNDKRKVAPGHRGKRERRQGSSASATVCQVCNIQLNSGAQAQIHYKGKTHQRRLRRLAKVLGTGALSQNQVHPLLSSLPLSGRASLQPQNHLEHFLPLNISSSSPFSLFSHFNTMDPVQKAVINHTFGVAPPRRRTVISCNICHLRFNSTSQADAHYKGHRHARKLKALENQRNRQRNGQSVPTVEKDRGKETGAMGGSGPQSDMQLKEGTGSKHKQMIDIPSSSQSHRRAKRTSSPRHTCQIIKQRTGSKTKALVGIASKRFHCELCQVAVNSETQLKQHMNSRRHKERLAGKPVRVRVKVKAKFTPFNKLQPTTALATKLALQKQLSKALPAGFLTSPLNPAALCAMASAPLALRLPQGPAAIVHGPLISPTLFRPAPGPLRPTHAPIIFSPY from the exons ATATGAAGTGTCCCCGAATGTCTGACTGTCTGGAGAGCAGCCTTCCTCCCAAGAgtcaggaggaggacgacgatgGCAACGACAAGCGGAAGGTGGCACCAGGACACAGGGGCAAGCGGGAGCGGCGTCAAGGCAGTAGCGCCAGCGCCACCGTGTGCCAGGTGTGCAACATTCAGCTCAATTCTGGCGCCCAGGCTCAGATCCACTACAAGGGCAAGACGCACCAGAGGAGGCTACGCAGGCTGGCAAAGGTTCTTGGTACAG GTGCTCTATCCCAGAACCAGGTCCACCCTCTCCTGAGTTCTTTGCCTCTGTCAGGCCGAGCAAGCCTTCAGCCGCAGAACCACCTGGAGCACTTCCTGCCACTCAATATCAGCAGCTCCTCGCCCTTcagccttttttctcatttcaacaCG ATGGATCCGGTGCAAAAGGCGGTGATCAACCACACCTTTGGCGTGGCTCCGCCCAGGAGAAGAACAGTTATCTCCTGTAATATTTGTCACCTGCGCTTTAACTCTACT AGCCAGGCCGATGCCCACTACAAGGGTCACAGACACGCTCGCAAGCTGAAGGCCTTGGAGAACCAGAGGAACCGACAGCGGAACGGGCAAAGTGTACCCACAGTGGAGAAGGATAGAGGCAAAGAGACCGGGGCGATGGGAGGAAGTGGACCACAAAGTGACATGCAGTTAAAAGAAGGAACAG GCTCTAAACACAAACAGATGATAGACATCCCGAGCAGCAGCCAGTCGCACCGCAGGGCCAAAAGGACGTCATCGCCCAGGCACACTTGCCAGATAATAAAGCAGAGAACAGGCAGCAAGACCAAAGCGCTTGTGGGCATCGCCAGCAAGCGCTTTCACTGTGAACTGTGCCAGGTGGCCGTCAACTCAGAGACGCAGCTCAAACAG CACATGAACAGCAGGAGACACAAAGAGCGTTTAGCCGGGAAGCCTGTGAGGGTGAGGGTGAAGGTCAAGGCTAAATTCACCCCTTTTAATAAACTGCAGCCCACCACTGCATTAGCG ACTAAACTTGCCTTGCAGAAGCAGCTGTCCAAGGCCCTGCCGGCAGGGTTCCTGACCAGCCCCCTCAATCCAGCTGCTTTATGCGCCATGGCATCTGCACCACTGGCGCTACGACTACCACAGGGTCCTGCAGCCATCGTCCACGGTCCCCTGATAAGCCCCACCCTCTTCAGGCCTGCTCCGGGACCTCTGAGGCCCACTCATGCACCCATTATCTTCTCTCCTTACTGA
- the LOC129176989 gene encoding zinc finger protein 385C-like isoform X4, with amino-acid sequence MECGSSGEAEEPPSPCADMKCPRMSDCLESSLPPKSQEEDDDGNDKRKVAPGHRGKRERRQGSSASATVCQVCNIQLNSGAQAQIHYKGKTHQRRLRRLAKVLGTGALSQNQVHPLLSSLPLSGRASLQPQNHLEHFLPLNISSSSPFSLFSHFNTMDPVQKAVINHTFGVAPPRRRTVISCNICHLRFNSTSQADAHYKGHRHARKLKALENQRNRQRNGQSVPTVEKDRGKETGAMGGSGPQSDMQLKEGTVCSDLSTSSQQQENGPGSCLVHTPSSQLTSIDSSSSRSPQPSQHIPQLCYSTLEGPHMDDCTPLRPTSRAQCDPQEPPAGGEEELAKVYAEDDKNDKKHLHCPTCSKHKQMIDIPSSSQSHRRAKRTSSPRHTCQIIKQRTGSKTKALVGIASKRFHCELCQVAVNSETQLKQHMNSRRHKERLAGKPVRVRVKVKAKFTPFNKLQPTTALATKLALQKQLSKALPAGFLTSPLNPAALCAMASAPLALRLPQGPAAIVHGPLISPTLFRPAPGPLRPTHAPIIFSPY; translated from the exons ATATGAAGTGTCCCCGAATGTCTGACTGTCTGGAGAGCAGCCTTCCTCCCAAGAgtcaggaggaggacgacgatgGCAACGACAAGCGGAAGGTGGCACCAGGACACAGGGGCAAGCGGGAGCGGCGTCAAGGCAGTAGCGCCAGCGCCACCGTGTGCCAGGTGTGCAACATTCAGCTCAATTCTGGCGCCCAGGCTCAGATCCACTACAAGGGCAAGACGCACCAGAGGAGGCTACGCAGGCTGGCAAAGGTTCTTGGTACAG GTGCTCTATCCCAGAACCAGGTCCACCCTCTCCTGAGTTCTTTGCCTCTGTCAGGCCGAGCAAGCCTTCAGCCGCAGAACCACCTGGAGCACTTCCTGCCACTCAATATCAGCAGCTCCTCGCCCTTcagccttttttctcatttcaacaCG ATGGATCCGGTGCAAAAGGCGGTGATCAACCACACCTTTGGCGTGGCTCCGCCCAGGAGAAGAACAGTTATCTCCTGTAATATTTGTCACCTGCGCTTTAACTCTACT AGCCAGGCCGATGCCCACTACAAGGGTCACAGACACGCTCGCAAGCTGAAGGCCTTGGAGAACCAGAGGAACCGACAGCGGAACGGGCAAAGTGTACCCACAGTGGAGAAGGATAGAGGCAAAGAGACCGGGGCGATGGGAGGAAGTGGACCACAAAGTGACATGCAGTTAAAAGAAGGAACAG TGTGCTCAGATTTAAGCACATCGTCGCAGCAACAGGAAAATGGCCCCGGGAGTTGCCTGGTGCACACCCCCTCCTCCCAGCTCACATCCATTGACTCCTCTTCAAGCCGGTCACCTCAGCCGTCCCAGCACATCCCTCAGCTTTGCTATTCAACATTGGAGGGCCCACATATGGATGACTGCACCCCACTACGACCCACTTCAAGAGCACAGTGTGATCCTCAGGAGCCCCCTGCAGGAGGTGAAGAAGAATTGGCCAAGGTGTATGCTGAAGacgacaaaaatgacaagaaacatCTCCACTGTCCTACAT GCTCTAAACACAAACAGATGATAGACATCCCGAGCAGCAGCCAGTCGCACCGCAGGGCCAAAAGGACGTCATCGCCCAGGCACACTTGCCAGATAATAAAGCAGAGAACAGGCAGCAAGACCAAAGCGCTTGTGGGCATCGCCAGCAAGCGCTTTCACTGTGAACTGTGCCAGGTGGCCGTCAACTCAGAGACGCAGCTCAAACAG CACATGAACAGCAGGAGACACAAAGAGCGTTTAGCCGGGAAGCCTGTGAGGGTGAGGGTGAAGGTCAAGGCTAAATTCACCCCTTTTAATAAACTGCAGCCCACCACTGCATTAGCG ACTAAACTTGCCTTGCAGAAGCAGCTGTCCAAGGCCCTGCCGGCAGGGTTCCTGACCAGCCCCCTCAATCCAGCTGCTTTATGCGCCATGGCATCTGCACCACTGGCGCTACGACTACCACAGGGTCCTGCAGCCATCGTCCACGGTCCCCTGATAAGCCCCACCCTCTTCAGGCCTGCTCCGGGACCTCTGAGGCCCACTCATGCACCCATTATCTTCTCTCCTTACTGA
- the LOC129176989 gene encoding zinc finger protein 385D-like isoform X2 → MECGSSGEAEEPPSPCADMKCPRMSDCLESSLPPKSQEEDDDGNDKRKVAPGHRGKRERRQGSSASATVCQVCNIQLNSGAQAQIHYKGKTHQRRLRRLAKVLGALSQNQVHPLLSSLPLSGRASLQPQNHLEHFLPLNISSSSPFSLFSHFNTMDPVQKAVINHTFGVAPPRRRTVISCNICHLRFNSTSQADAHYKGHRHARKLKALENQRNRQRNGQSVPTVEKDRGKETGAMGGSGPQSDMQLKEGTVCSDLSTSSQQQENGPGSCLVHTPSSQLTSIDSSSSRSPQPSQHIPQLCYSTLEGPHMDDCTPLRPTSRAQCDPQEPPAGGEEELAKVYAEDDKNDKKHLHCPTCKVTVNSSSQLEAHCSGSKHKQMIDIPSSSQSHRRAKRTSSPRHTCQIIKQRTGSKTKALVGIASKRFHCELCQVAVNSETQLKQHMNSRRHKERLAGKPVRVRVKVKAKFTPFNKLQPTTALATKLALQKQLSKALPAGFLTSPLNPAALCAMASAPLALRLPQGPAAIVHGPLISPTLFRPAPGPLRPTHAPIIFSPY, encoded by the exons ATATGAAGTGTCCCCGAATGTCTGACTGTCTGGAGAGCAGCCTTCCTCCCAAGAgtcaggaggaggacgacgatgGCAACGACAAGCGGAAGGTGGCACCAGGACACAGGGGCAAGCGGGAGCGGCGTCAAGGCAGTAGCGCCAGCGCCACCGTGTGCCAGGTGTGCAACATTCAGCTCAATTCTGGCGCCCAGGCTCAGATCCACTACAAGGGCAAGACGCACCAGAGGAGGCTACGCAGGCTGGCAAAGGTTCTTG GTGCTCTATCCCAGAACCAGGTCCACCCTCTCCTGAGTTCTTTGCCTCTGTCAGGCCGAGCAAGCCTTCAGCCGCAGAACCACCTGGAGCACTTCCTGCCACTCAATATCAGCAGCTCCTCGCCCTTcagccttttttctcatttcaacaCG ATGGATCCGGTGCAAAAGGCGGTGATCAACCACACCTTTGGCGTGGCTCCGCCCAGGAGAAGAACAGTTATCTCCTGTAATATTTGTCACCTGCGCTTTAACTCTACT AGCCAGGCCGATGCCCACTACAAGGGTCACAGACACGCTCGCAAGCTGAAGGCCTTGGAGAACCAGAGGAACCGACAGCGGAACGGGCAAAGTGTACCCACAGTGGAGAAGGATAGAGGCAAAGAGACCGGGGCGATGGGAGGAAGTGGACCACAAAGTGACATGCAGTTAAAAGAAGGAACAG TGTGCTCAGATTTAAGCACATCGTCGCAGCAACAGGAAAATGGCCCCGGGAGTTGCCTGGTGCACACCCCCTCCTCCCAGCTCACATCCATTGACTCCTCTTCAAGCCGGTCACCTCAGCCGTCCCAGCACATCCCTCAGCTTTGCTATTCAACATTGGAGGGCCCACATATGGATGACTGCACCCCACTACGACCCACTTCAAGAGCACAGTGTGATCCTCAGGAGCCCCCTGCAGGAGGTGAAGAAGAATTGGCCAAGGTGTATGCTGAAGacgacaaaaatgacaagaaacatCTCCACTGTCCTACATGTAAAGTGACAGTTAATTCTAGTTCCCAATTAGAAGCACACTGCAGTG GCTCTAAACACAAACAGATGATAGACATCCCGAGCAGCAGCCAGTCGCACCGCAGGGCCAAAAGGACGTCATCGCCCAGGCACACTTGCCAGATAATAAAGCAGAGAACAGGCAGCAAGACCAAAGCGCTTGTGGGCATCGCCAGCAAGCGCTTTCACTGTGAACTGTGCCAGGTGGCCGTCAACTCAGAGACGCAGCTCAAACAG CACATGAACAGCAGGAGACACAAAGAGCGTTTAGCCGGGAAGCCTGTGAGGGTGAGGGTGAAGGTCAAGGCTAAATTCACCCCTTTTAATAAACTGCAGCCCACCACTGCATTAGCG ACTAAACTTGCCTTGCAGAAGCAGCTGTCCAAGGCCCTGCCGGCAGGGTTCCTGACCAGCCCCCTCAATCCAGCTGCTTTATGCGCCATGGCATCTGCACCACTGGCGCTACGACTACCACAGGGTCCTGCAGCCATCGTCCACGGTCCCCTGATAAGCCCCACCCTCTTCAGGCCTGCTCCGGGACCTCTGAGGCCCACTCATGCACCCATTATCTTCTCTCCTTACTGA
- the LOC129176989 gene encoding zinc finger protein 385D-like isoform X1 — MECGSSGEAEEPPSPCADMKCPRMSDCLESSLPPKSQEEDDDGNDKRKVAPGHRGKRERRQGSSASATVCQVCNIQLNSGAQAQIHYKGKTHQRRLRRLAKVLGTGALSQNQVHPLLSSLPLSGRASLQPQNHLEHFLPLNISSSSPFSLFSHFNTMDPVQKAVINHTFGVAPPRRRTVISCNICHLRFNSTSQADAHYKGHRHARKLKALENQRNRQRNGQSVPTVEKDRGKETGAMGGSGPQSDMQLKEGTVCSDLSTSSQQQENGPGSCLVHTPSSQLTSIDSSSSRSPQPSQHIPQLCYSTLEGPHMDDCTPLRPTSRAQCDPQEPPAGGEEELAKVYAEDDKNDKKHLHCPTCKVTVNSSSQLEAHCSGSKHKQMIDIPSSSQSHRRAKRTSSPRHTCQIIKQRTGSKTKALVGIASKRFHCELCQVAVNSETQLKQHMNSRRHKERLAGKPVRVRVKVKAKFTPFNKLQPTTALATKLALQKQLSKALPAGFLTSPLNPAALCAMASAPLALRLPQGPAAIVHGPLISPTLFRPAPGPLRPTHAPIIFSPY, encoded by the exons ATATGAAGTGTCCCCGAATGTCTGACTGTCTGGAGAGCAGCCTTCCTCCCAAGAgtcaggaggaggacgacgatgGCAACGACAAGCGGAAGGTGGCACCAGGACACAGGGGCAAGCGGGAGCGGCGTCAAGGCAGTAGCGCCAGCGCCACCGTGTGCCAGGTGTGCAACATTCAGCTCAATTCTGGCGCCCAGGCTCAGATCCACTACAAGGGCAAGACGCACCAGAGGAGGCTACGCAGGCTGGCAAAGGTTCTTGGTACAG GTGCTCTATCCCAGAACCAGGTCCACCCTCTCCTGAGTTCTTTGCCTCTGTCAGGCCGAGCAAGCCTTCAGCCGCAGAACCACCTGGAGCACTTCCTGCCACTCAATATCAGCAGCTCCTCGCCCTTcagccttttttctcatttcaacaCG ATGGATCCGGTGCAAAAGGCGGTGATCAACCACACCTTTGGCGTGGCTCCGCCCAGGAGAAGAACAGTTATCTCCTGTAATATTTGTCACCTGCGCTTTAACTCTACT AGCCAGGCCGATGCCCACTACAAGGGTCACAGACACGCTCGCAAGCTGAAGGCCTTGGAGAACCAGAGGAACCGACAGCGGAACGGGCAAAGTGTACCCACAGTGGAGAAGGATAGAGGCAAAGAGACCGGGGCGATGGGAGGAAGTGGACCACAAAGTGACATGCAGTTAAAAGAAGGAACAG TGTGCTCAGATTTAAGCACATCGTCGCAGCAACAGGAAAATGGCCCCGGGAGTTGCCTGGTGCACACCCCCTCCTCCCAGCTCACATCCATTGACTCCTCTTCAAGCCGGTCACCTCAGCCGTCCCAGCACATCCCTCAGCTTTGCTATTCAACATTGGAGGGCCCACATATGGATGACTGCACCCCACTACGACCCACTTCAAGAGCACAGTGTGATCCTCAGGAGCCCCCTGCAGGAGGTGAAGAAGAATTGGCCAAGGTGTATGCTGAAGacgacaaaaatgacaagaaacatCTCCACTGTCCTACATGTAAAGTGACAGTTAATTCTAGTTCCCAATTAGAAGCACACTGCAGTG GCTCTAAACACAAACAGATGATAGACATCCCGAGCAGCAGCCAGTCGCACCGCAGGGCCAAAAGGACGTCATCGCCCAGGCACACTTGCCAGATAATAAAGCAGAGAACAGGCAGCAAGACCAAAGCGCTTGTGGGCATCGCCAGCAAGCGCTTTCACTGTGAACTGTGCCAGGTGGCCGTCAACTCAGAGACGCAGCTCAAACAG CACATGAACAGCAGGAGACACAAAGAGCGTTTAGCCGGGAAGCCTGTGAGGGTGAGGGTGAAGGTCAAGGCTAAATTCACCCCTTTTAATAAACTGCAGCCCACCACTGCATTAGCG ACTAAACTTGCCTTGCAGAAGCAGCTGTCCAAGGCCCTGCCGGCAGGGTTCCTGACCAGCCCCCTCAATCCAGCTGCTTTATGCGCCATGGCATCTGCACCACTGGCGCTACGACTACCACAGGGTCCTGCAGCCATCGTCCACGGTCCCCTGATAAGCCCCACCCTCTTCAGGCCTGCTCCGGGACCTCTGAGGCCCACTCATGCACCCATTATCTTCTCTCCTTACTGA
- the LOC129176989 gene encoding zinc finger protein 385C-like isoform X3 — protein sequence MECGSSGEAEEPPSPCADMKCPRMSDCLESSLPPKSQEEDDDGNDKRKVAPGHRGKRERRQGSSASATVCQVCNIQLNSGAQAQIHYKGKTHQRRLRRLAKVLGTGALSQNQVHPLLSSLPLSGRASLQPQNHLEHFLPLNISSSSPFSLFSHFNTMDPVQKAVINHTFGVAPPRRRTVISCNICHLRFNSTSQADAHYKGHRHARKLKALENQRNRQRNGQSVPTVEKDRGKETGAMGGSGPQSDMQLKEGTDLSTSSQQQENGPGSCLVHTPSSQLTSIDSSSSRSPQPSQHIPQLCYSTLEGPHMDDCTPLRPTSRAQCDPQEPPAGGEEELAKVYAEDDKNDKKHLHCPTCKVTVNSSSQLEAHCSGSKHKQMIDIPSSSQSHRRAKRTSSPRHTCQIIKQRTGSKTKALVGIASKRFHCELCQVAVNSETQLKQHMNSRRHKERLAGKPVRVRVKVKAKFTPFNKLQPTTALATKLALQKQLSKALPAGFLTSPLNPAALCAMASAPLALRLPQGPAAIVHGPLISPTLFRPAPGPLRPTHAPIIFSPY from the exons ATATGAAGTGTCCCCGAATGTCTGACTGTCTGGAGAGCAGCCTTCCTCCCAAGAgtcaggaggaggacgacgatgGCAACGACAAGCGGAAGGTGGCACCAGGACACAGGGGCAAGCGGGAGCGGCGTCAAGGCAGTAGCGCCAGCGCCACCGTGTGCCAGGTGTGCAACATTCAGCTCAATTCTGGCGCCCAGGCTCAGATCCACTACAAGGGCAAGACGCACCAGAGGAGGCTACGCAGGCTGGCAAAGGTTCTTGGTACAG GTGCTCTATCCCAGAACCAGGTCCACCCTCTCCTGAGTTCTTTGCCTCTGTCAGGCCGAGCAAGCCTTCAGCCGCAGAACCACCTGGAGCACTTCCTGCCACTCAATATCAGCAGCTCCTCGCCCTTcagccttttttctcatttcaacaCG ATGGATCCGGTGCAAAAGGCGGTGATCAACCACACCTTTGGCGTGGCTCCGCCCAGGAGAAGAACAGTTATCTCCTGTAATATTTGTCACCTGCGCTTTAACTCTACT AGCCAGGCCGATGCCCACTACAAGGGTCACAGACACGCTCGCAAGCTGAAGGCCTTGGAGAACCAGAGGAACCGACAGCGGAACGGGCAAAGTGTACCCACAGTGGAGAAGGATAGAGGCAAAGAGACCGGGGCGATGGGAGGAAGTGGACCACAAAGTGACATGCAGTTAAAAGAAGGAACAG ATTTAAGCACATCGTCGCAGCAACAGGAAAATGGCCCCGGGAGTTGCCTGGTGCACACCCCCTCCTCCCAGCTCACATCCATTGACTCCTCTTCAAGCCGGTCACCTCAGCCGTCCCAGCACATCCCTCAGCTTTGCTATTCAACATTGGAGGGCCCACATATGGATGACTGCACCCCACTACGACCCACTTCAAGAGCACAGTGTGATCCTCAGGAGCCCCCTGCAGGAGGTGAAGAAGAATTGGCCAAGGTGTATGCTGAAGacgacaaaaatgacaagaaacatCTCCACTGTCCTACATGTAAAGTGACAGTTAATTCTAGTTCCCAATTAGAAGCACACTGCAGTG GCTCTAAACACAAACAGATGATAGACATCCCGAGCAGCAGCCAGTCGCACCGCAGGGCCAAAAGGACGTCATCGCCCAGGCACACTTGCCAGATAATAAAGCAGAGAACAGGCAGCAAGACCAAAGCGCTTGTGGGCATCGCCAGCAAGCGCTTTCACTGTGAACTGTGCCAGGTGGCCGTCAACTCAGAGACGCAGCTCAAACAG CACATGAACAGCAGGAGACACAAAGAGCGTTTAGCCGGGAAGCCTGTGAGGGTGAGGGTGAAGGTCAAGGCTAAATTCACCCCTTTTAATAAACTGCAGCCCACCACTGCATTAGCG ACTAAACTTGCCTTGCAGAAGCAGCTGTCCAAGGCCCTGCCGGCAGGGTTCCTGACCAGCCCCCTCAATCCAGCTGCTTTATGCGCCATGGCATCTGCACCACTGGCGCTACGACTACCACAGGGTCCTGCAGCCATCGTCCACGGTCCCCTGATAAGCCCCACCCTCTTCAGGCCTGCTCCGGGACCTCTGAGGCCCACTCATGCACCCATTATCTTCTCTCCTTACTGA
- the LOC129176989 gene encoding zinc finger protein 385C-like isoform X5, translated as MLLGALSQNQVHPLLSSLPLSGRASLQPQNHLEHFLPLNISSSSPFSLFSHFNTMDPVQKAVINHTFGVAPPRRRTVISCNICHLRFNSTSQADAHYKGHRHARKLKALENQRNRQRNGQSVPTVEKDRGKETGAMGGSGPQSDMQLKEGTVCSDLSTSSQQQENGPGSCLVHTPSSQLTSIDSSSSRSPQPSQHIPQLCYSTLEGPHMDDCTPLRPTSRAQCDPQEPPAGGEEELAKVYAEDDKNDKKHLHCPTCKVTVNSSSQLEAHCSGSKHKQMIDIPSSSQSHRRAKRTSSPRHTCQIIKQRTGSKTKALVGIASKRFHCELCQVAVNSETQLKQHMNSRRHKERLAGKPVRVRVKVKAKFTPFNKLQPTTALATKLALQKQLSKALPAGFLTSPLNPAALCAMASAPLALRLPQGPAAIVHGPLISPTLFRPAPGPLRPTHAPIIFSPY; from the exons ATGCTGTTAG GTGCTCTATCCCAGAACCAGGTCCACCCTCTCCTGAGTTCTTTGCCTCTGTCAGGCCGAGCAAGCCTTCAGCCGCAGAACCACCTGGAGCACTTCCTGCCACTCAATATCAGCAGCTCCTCGCCCTTcagccttttttctcatttcaacaCG ATGGATCCGGTGCAAAAGGCGGTGATCAACCACACCTTTGGCGTGGCTCCGCCCAGGAGAAGAACAGTTATCTCCTGTAATATTTGTCACCTGCGCTTTAACTCTACT AGCCAGGCCGATGCCCACTACAAGGGTCACAGACACGCTCGCAAGCTGAAGGCCTTGGAGAACCAGAGGAACCGACAGCGGAACGGGCAAAGTGTACCCACAGTGGAGAAGGATAGAGGCAAAGAGACCGGGGCGATGGGAGGAAGTGGACCACAAAGTGACATGCAGTTAAAAGAAGGAACAG TGTGCTCAGATTTAAGCACATCGTCGCAGCAACAGGAAAATGGCCCCGGGAGTTGCCTGGTGCACACCCCCTCCTCCCAGCTCACATCCATTGACTCCTCTTCAAGCCGGTCACCTCAGCCGTCCCAGCACATCCCTCAGCTTTGCTATTCAACATTGGAGGGCCCACATATGGATGACTGCACCCCACTACGACCCACTTCAAGAGCACAGTGTGATCCTCAGGAGCCCCCTGCAGGAGGTGAAGAAGAATTGGCCAAGGTGTATGCTGAAGacgacaaaaatgacaagaaacatCTCCACTGTCCTACATGTAAAGTGACAGTTAATTCTAGTTCCCAATTAGAAGCACACTGCAGTG GCTCTAAACACAAACAGATGATAGACATCCCGAGCAGCAGCCAGTCGCACCGCAGGGCCAAAAGGACGTCATCGCCCAGGCACACTTGCCAGATAATAAAGCAGAGAACAGGCAGCAAGACCAAAGCGCTTGTGGGCATCGCCAGCAAGCGCTTTCACTGTGAACTGTGCCAGGTGGCCGTCAACTCAGAGACGCAGCTCAAACAG CACATGAACAGCAGGAGACACAAAGAGCGTTTAGCCGGGAAGCCTGTGAGGGTGAGGGTGAAGGTCAAGGCTAAATTCACCCCTTTTAATAAACTGCAGCCCACCACTGCATTAGCG ACTAAACTTGCCTTGCAGAAGCAGCTGTCCAAGGCCCTGCCGGCAGGGTTCCTGACCAGCCCCCTCAATCCAGCTGCTTTATGCGCCATGGCATCTGCACCACTGGCGCTACGACTACCACAGGGTCCTGCAGCCATCGTCCACGGTCCCCTGATAAGCCCCACCCTCTTCAGGCCTGCTCCGGGACCTCTGAGGCCCACTCATGCACCCATTATCTTCTCTCCTTACTGA